The proteins below come from a single Cyanobacteria bacterium GSL.Bin1 genomic window:
- a CDS encoding tetratricopeptide repeat protein, whose protein sequence is MRILLSLLILIFLFSFPTPSWAQTSDSPTQVTEEQLQRGDEIADKAFQALKEGNFAQSEDYWGELIELFPRNPAVWSNRGNVRLSQSKIESAIADYNHAIALAPNQPDPYLNRGIAYEIMGNWEKAIADYDTVLDLNPEDAMAYNNRGNAKAGKGDYTAAIPDYEEAASLNPNFAIARSNAALSHYQVGDEKEAIDETRNLVRKYPNFPDVRAALTAMLWAQGKEGEAESNWVAVVGSDSRYRDIEWLETVRRWPPRMVEALDNFLSLNN, encoded by the coding sequence ATGCGTATCTTACTTAGTTTACTTATACTCATCTTTTTATTCAGTTTCCCCACTCCCAGTTGGGCGCAAACTAGTGATTCTCCGACCCAAGTCACGGAAGAACAACTCCAACGAGGCGATGAAATTGCCGATAAAGCCTTTCAAGCCCTAAAAGAAGGGAATTTTGCTCAATCGGAAGATTATTGGGGAGAGTTGATTGAATTATTTCCCAGAAATCCAGCCGTATGGAGTAATCGTGGCAATGTGCGCTTGAGTCAAAGCAAAATTGAAAGCGCGATCGCGGACTATAATCACGCCATTGCTTTGGCACCCAATCAACCGGATCCCTACCTGAATCGGGGGATTGCCTATGAAATTATGGGAAACTGGGAAAAGGCAATTGCTGATTATGACACGGTGTTAGACCTCAATCCGGAAGATGCGATGGCGTATAATAACCGGGGCAATGCTAAAGCAGGAAAAGGCGACTACACAGCAGCAATTCCTGACTACGAGGAAGCGGCATCGCTTAATCCTAACTTTGCGATCGCCCGTTCCAACGCAGCCCTCAGTCATTATCAAGTTGGGGATGAGAAAGAAGCCATTGATGAAACCCGCAACCTGGTTCGCAAATATCCCAATTTCCCCGATGTCCGTGCTGCTTTAACGGCGATGTTATGGGCGCAAGGAAAAGAAGGGGAAGCAGAAAGCAATTGGGTGGCTGTGGTTGGTAGCGATTCCCGTTATCGGGATATTGAATGGCTAGAAACGGTTCGACGTTGGCCCCCTCGGATGGTGGAAGCCCTCGATAACTTTCTCTCCTTGAATAATTAG
- the uvrC gene encoding excinuclease ABC subunit UvrC, with translation MIKDKEPLQDNLIQQPEQLEARLQDIPLQPGVYLMRDRAGHIIYIGKSTKLRSRVRSYFRSSQALSEQKQLMVQQIADIEFIVTDTEAEALALEANLVKQEQPYFNVLLKDDKKYPYLCITWSEDYPRIFITRKRRRGNAKDRYYGPYVDTGALRRTLGLIKRIFPLRQRPRPLFKDRPCLNYDLGRCPGVCQALISPEDYRQTLQKVAMIFQGRSQELVRDLTAQMKEASANLEFEQAGKIRDQMQALQQLNANQKVSLPDDTVSRDAIAIISNHQHASIQLFQIRAGKLVGRLGFFADVSPAVNREDILQRVIQDHYAFVDAVEIPSEILLPQALPDQDIISHWLSERKGRKVALTVPQRQAKAELIAMVEENARHELERTQRVADRNQQSSQDLADILDLPEAPRRIEGYDISHIQGSNAVGSQVVFIDGIPAKQHYRRYKIKDANVRAGHSDDFASLAEVIRRRFRKYAENPDLPRQEDSEFPDLVMIDGGKGQLSAVVEQLQQMNLLADVAVISLAKQREEIFLPGDSLPLETDSNQPGVQLLRRLRDEAHRFAVSFHRQQRTAKMQRSRLDDIPGLGFQRQQTLLAHFRSLEYIRQASLEQLQAVPGIGKSLAQQIYDYFH, from the coding sequence ATGATCAAGGATAAAGAACCACTTCAGGACAATTTAATTCAGCAACCGGAACAACTCGAAGCCCGTTTGCAAGACATTCCGCTGCAACCAGGGGTTTATTTGATGCGCGATCGCGCCGGCCATATTATTTATATTGGCAAATCCACGAAGCTGCGATCGCGCGTCCGGTCTTATTTTCGTTCGTCCCAAGCCCTCAGTGAACAAAAGCAACTCATGGTGCAGCAAATTGCTGATATTGAGTTCATTGTCACCGATACCGAAGCCGAAGCCCTTGCCCTCGAAGCAAATTTAGTCAAGCAAGAACAGCCCTACTTCAATGTTCTGCTAAAAGATGACAAGAAGTATCCCTATCTTTGTATTACTTGGTCAGAAGACTATCCCCGCATTTTTATTACTCGCAAACGACGACGGGGTAACGCAAAAGACCGCTATTACGGTCCTTATGTGGATACGGGGGCACTCCGGCGAACACTGGGCTTAATTAAACGGATTTTTCCCTTGCGTCAACGTCCGCGACCCCTCTTTAAAGACCGTCCCTGCTTAAACTATGATTTAGGGCGCTGTCCTGGAGTGTGTCAAGCCCTCATTTCCCCGGAAGACTATCGGCAAACCCTGCAAAAAGTCGCGATGATTTTTCAAGGGCGTTCTCAAGAACTGGTGCGAGACTTAACCGCCCAGATGAAAGAAGCCTCGGCTAACTTGGAATTTGAACAAGCCGGGAAAATCCGCGATCAGATGCAAGCGCTACAACAACTCAATGCTAATCAAAAAGTTTCTCTTCCTGATGATACGGTTTCTCGTGACGCGATCGCGATTATTTCTAATCATCAACACGCCTCGATTCAACTCTTTCAAATCCGTGCCGGAAAACTCGTAGGACGACTGGGCTTTTTTGCCGATGTTTCTCCAGCCGTGAATCGGGAAGATATCTTACAACGGGTAATTCAAGACCATTATGCTTTCGTGGATGCTGTAGAAATTCCCAGTGAAATTCTTTTACCACAGGCGCTGCCTGACCAAGATATCATCAGCCATTGGTTAAGCGAACGCAAAGGACGCAAAGTTGCTCTGACAGTCCCGCAACGCCAAGCAAAAGCAGAATTGATTGCCATGGTGGAAGAAAATGCCCGCCATGAGCTGGAAAGGACACAGCGGGTGGCAGATCGCAATCAACAAAGCTCGCAAGACTTAGCAGATATCTTAGACCTCCCCGAAGCGCCACGTCGTATCGAAGGCTACGATATTTCTCATATTCAAGGATCAAATGCCGTGGGATCGCAAGTCGTTTTTATTGATGGCATTCCCGCCAAGCAGCATTACCGTCGTTATAAAATTAAGGATGCTAATGTCCGTGCCGGTCACTCCGATGATTTTGCCAGTTTAGCGGAAGTCATCCGGCGTCGCTTTCGCAAGTATGCAGAAAATCCCGATTTACCCCGACAAGAAGACAGTGAGTTTCCCGATCTAGTCATGATTGATGGGGGGAAAGGGCAACTTTCGGCGGTTGTAGAACAGTTGCAACAGATGAATTTATTAGCTGATGTGGCAGTGATTAGTTTGGCAAAGCAACGGGAAGAAATCTTTTTACCAGGAGACTCTTTACCCTTAGAGACGGATTCCAACCAACCCGGCGTCCAACTCTTGCGGCGTTTACGAGATGAAGCCCATCGTTTTGCGGTCAGTTTCCATCGTCAACAACGTACTGCCAAAATGCAGCGATCGCGCTTAGATGACATTCCTGGTTTAGGCTTTCAGCGCCAGCAAACCTTATTGGCTCATTTTCGGTCTTTAGAATATATCCGTCAAGCCAGTCTAGAACAATTGCAAGCGGTTCCCGGAATTGGGAAAAGTCTAGCGCAACAAATTTATGATTATTTTCATTAG
- a CDS encoding trypsin-like serine protease: MKLNHLIRTLFQTGGVIVSSCLAATPAWANLTVEQINSIARQTTVLIAPALTQDLLQDLEANRNNPLANESSEGVWNPGSGVLIAQQDNQYFVLTVTHNFKQSHLDENLAYGIRTSDGRIHEVKAVNDGRGCPLEGTVKQQPLIRFGCYSRYLPSRVAGLDLAIVSFESEQAYPVASLGNPEQVDWGERVYVSGWPDPEKERTPDGACRGQIERRQRRLVWGPLTGKLAPNQGQNGYGIFYFDYTRPGMSGGPVFDSDGFVVGVHGRGSNDKGQLLKQYCAVEPKQIYESADLAASPAIFDPTILHSKYSSAQNLQDFPQRVNQVGVDVTFNQLPPDQEMIQRALITIPEREIAEGTADFEIREDALRIGGFDDPDDQIDNIYEGFQLKNLLRDEPSPGCRFLLLGDPCD, encoded by the coding sequence ATGAAGCTTAACCATCTCATCAGAACTCTTTTCCAAACGGGGGGAGTTATCGTATCCAGTTGTTTAGCAGCAACGCCAGCTTGGGCAAACTTGACCGTTGAGCAAATTAATTCAATTGCTCGACAAACGACCGTTTTGATTGCACCGGCTTTGACTCAAGATTTACTGCAAGACTTAGAAGCCAATCGCAATAATCCGCTGGCGAATGAAAGTAGTGAGGGTGTATGGAATCCTGGGTCTGGAGTACTGATTGCTCAACAAGACAATCAATATTTTGTTTTAACCGTGACCCATAATTTTAAACAAAGCCACTTAGATGAGAATCTTGCCTACGGGATTCGCACCAGTGATGGACGGATTCATGAAGTCAAAGCTGTTAACGATGGTCGCGGTTGTCCTCTCGAGGGAACGGTAAAGCAGCAGCCCCTAATTAGATTTGGCTGCTATTCAAGATATTTACCCTCTCGAGTCGCTGGTCTGGATTTGGCGATTGTTAGTTTTGAAAGTGAGCAAGCTTATCCCGTGGCTTCTTTAGGCAATCCGGAACAAGTTGATTGGGGAGAGAGAGTTTATGTTTCAGGATGGCCCGATCCAGAAAAAGAGCGGACACCTGATGGTGCGTGCCGAGGTCAAATCGAGCGTCGGCAGCGACGATTGGTTTGGGGACCTCTGACGGGCAAATTGGCTCCCAACCAAGGGCAGAATGGTTATGGTATTTTCTACTTTGACTATACTCGTCCTGGGATGAGTGGTGGACCGGTTTTCGACAGTGATGGTTTTGTGGTTGGCGTTCATGGTCGCGGCTCCAACGATAAAGGACAGCTGTTAAAGCAATACTGTGCGGTGGAACCGAAGCAGATCTATGAATCAGCGGATCTGGCTGCATCCCCAGCCATATTTGACCCAACGATTTTACATAGTAAATACAGCAGTGCCCAAAATTTGCAAGATTTTCCGCAGCGGGTCAATCAAGTAGGGGTGGATGTTACCTTTAATCAGCTTCCTCCTGACCAAGAGATGATTCAAAGAGCATTAATCACCATTCCAGAACGTGAAATTGCAGAGGGGACAGCCGATTTTGAAATCCGTGAGGATGCACTGAGGATTGGTGGCTTTGACGACCCTGATGACCAGATTGATAACATTTATGAAGGCTTTCAGCTTAAAAATTTACTGAGAGATGAGCCATCGCCAGGGTGTCGATTTCTGTTATTGGGTGATCCCTGTGATTAA
- a CDS encoding iron uptake porin encodes MKTQYVFLFGVGFLALTTTTVQAKPLKELESLYTYEQLVGSIEPLPQELGSPDQDQQSLANAHRSLDEINPPLQSLEPIPSSNPFMSQVTGVSELRDVEPNDWAYEALRSLVERYGCLEGYPDGSFRGDRALTRYEFAAGLNACIEQIELIISSGTETVAEEDLAKLQRLSQDFATELAALEARVDNLEDRLTFLEDNQFSTTTKLSGEVIFGFADAFGGNPPGGCELLNLTLNSETTEIVNCGIREGDSFISTADDPETNPVFGYLARLGLQASFTGQDRLRLLLATGNFDNGGFTNAESLNTYMARFGYQADLDNEIFLDLLEYRFPAFDDQVAFYAAPFGFALSNVLTSNSPFFDIGRGSVSRFGQLNPIFRIGGPMDAGVGFDWLIADPLRLQVAYGTRDSADPEGGGFTGADHSALGVQLLLQPTNDIVTGLTYVNAYSSDGVLGTFTGSVNAETAGLWSDGRLPNDQSNAFPGPGIDLGNFPAQINAVGGTFQWLAAENLTVGASAAYTFTNFLNEIPEFGDPDADNPALGAVAGEKPFGNTLTYQISLGFSDPFGREGDLFGFIFGMPPKLVEAGPTTAGQSVPFFEQVISQEERVRVTDNDPRAFLRRDVENGDPDNDFLRPEGTAEQFGREDEATSLHFEFFYRFRVNDNIDITPGFFFVTNPGHIADNDTIYVGTIRTTFRF; translated from the coding sequence ATGAAAACTCAATATGTTTTTCTTTTCGGAGTCGGATTTTTGGCCTTAACCACGACAACAGTGCAGGCCAAACCTTTGAAGGAATTGGAGTCTTTATATACATATGAACAACTAGTCGGAAGCATAGAACCCCTGCCACAGGAGTTAGGCTCTCCAGACCAAGATCAACAATCCCTAGCAAATGCTCACCGCTCTCTAGATGAGATAAACCCTCCGCTTCAGTCACTAGAGCCCATTCCGTCTTCTAACCCGTTCATGTCTCAAGTCACTGGTGTCTCTGAGTTGCGAGATGTCGAACCCAATGATTGGGCTTACGAAGCGCTAAGAAGCTTGGTGGAACGATATGGCTGTCTGGAAGGTTATCCCGATGGCAGCTTCCGCGGCGATCGCGCGTTGACTCGTTATGAATTTGCGGCGGGTTTGAACGCTTGTATTGAGCAAATTGAATTAATTATTAGTAGCGGTACAGAGACAGTGGCGGAAGAAGACTTAGCCAAACTACAACGTCTTTCCCAGGACTTTGCAACGGAACTGGCTGCCTTAGAAGCGCGAGTGGATAACTTAGAAGATCGTCTGACTTTCTTAGAAGACAATCAGTTTTCCACCACAACTAAATTGAGTGGAGAGGTCATCTTTGGCTTTGCCGATGCCTTTGGAGGAAATCCTCCTGGCGGATGTGAACTATTAAATTTAACCCTAAATTCTGAGACTACTGAGATAGTTAATTGTGGCATTCGAGAAGGCGATTCTTTTATATCTACTGCAGATGACCCAGAGACCAATCCGGTTTTCGGCTATTTAGCACGCTTAGGATTACAGGCTTCTTTTACAGGACAAGACCGCCTGCGACTGCTTTTAGCAACTGGCAATTTTGACAATGGTGGTTTTACGAATGCCGAGTCATTAAATACTTATATGGCTCGGTTTGGGTATCAAGCTGATCTAGATAATGAAATCTTTTTGGATCTTCTAGAATATCGCTTTCCCGCTTTCGATGATCAAGTTGCGTTTTACGCTGCTCCTTTTGGCTTTGCTTTAAGTAATGTGTTGACTTCTAATTCTCCTTTCTTTGATATTGGACGAGGTTCCGTTTCTCGATTTGGACAACTCAATCCGATTTTTAGAATTGGCGGACCCATGGATGCAGGAGTGGGTTTTGATTGGCTAATTGCCGACCCATTGCGCCTTCAAGTCGCTTATGGAACCAGAGATAGTGCTGATCCAGAAGGAGGAGGGTTCACTGGAGCCGATCATAGTGCTCTAGGTGTGCAGCTGTTGCTGCAGCCTACAAATGATATTGTTACGGGATTAACCTACGTTAATGCTTACTCTAGTGATGGAGTCTTGGGCACTTTCACGGGTAGCGTTAATGCAGAAACGGCTGGATTATGGTCTGATGGCAGACTTCCAAACGACCAGTCAAACGCTTTCCCCGGTCCTGGAATCGATCTAGGAAATTTCCCAGCTCAAATTAATGCTGTGGGTGGAACTTTCCAATGGCTTGCAGCCGAAAATTTGACGGTTGGTGCGTCAGCAGCATATACGTTTACCAACTTTCTTAACGAAATTCCCGAATTTGGAGATCCTGATGCCGACAACCCAGCTCTTGGCGCAGTCGCTGGCGAGAAACCCTTTGGTAATACATTGACTTATCAAATTTCCCTAGGTTTTTCCGATCCGTTTGGTCGCGAAGGAGATTTGTTTGGTTTTATCTTTGGGATGCCGCCTAAACTAGTTGAGGCTGGACCGACAACGGCAGGACAGTCTGTACCTTTCTTCGAGCAAGTTATTAGTCAAGAAGAACGAGTCAGAGTGACTGATAACGATCCTCGAGCTTTTCTTAGACGGGATGTAGAAAATGGCGATCCAGATAACGATTTTCTTCGACCTGAAGGAACTGCAGAACAATTTGGCAGAGAAGATGAAGCGACTTCGCTTCACTTTGAGTTCTTCTACCGCTTTCGAGTGAACGACAATATTGACATTACACCAGGTTTCTTTTTTGTCACGAATCCTGGGCATATTGCCGATAATGACACCATCTATGTCGGCACAATTCGCACGACTTTCAGGTTTTAG
- a CDS encoding tetratricopeptide repeat protein: protein MLETKLAGRYKILEYLGEGGFGQTFLALDEQLPEFPKCVVKKLKPLSVEMLSTARKLFDREARCLQNLGKHKQIPLLLAYFEQDQEFYLVEEYVEGNSLNQELQDSRQWDETDVISFLQEILSILQFIHSQNVIHRDIKPSNIIRRKQDKKLVLIDFGAVKQLNNPESTVQENSHHTIGISTEGYTPNEQLRGYPTFSSDIYALGMTAIQAATGLSPSEFSRDFDPATGHIRWRQYASISEPLAAILDKMTCPDWRKRYHSADEILTDLGSFLAKANKVSKTETHQSVPDSTFVSVGPSESTSSSVESSQKSPSRRLPGQRWRRFANLRLALLTLTVFAIGLGIIELIRPTIRPLYRIHQANELLRLNQPQEALDNFQEVIELDADNLKAWQGRGDALRRLERNEAAIIAYDRALQFESNNSKILSKKGWALYEQKAYDQSLSMQEKALEIDPNNASAWSGKGIALIGLQRYEEALTAFNQAQRLKPQEPKIWLNKALALEYLQRPRAVEEVYEEALTAYDDFLRVKPNDPVAWVDRGEVLRKLNRYQEALNSYEKAIEVKPNFHSAWQGKGITHFFRGEYEQALNAYDQALDINPKTYLVWHNRGSLLAEGMNDLEAAIQSFDEALDINPSFYHAWRDKGFALSNLARPQKAIAAFDEALEIQPNDHKSWVGRGIVLTELERYQEALAAVNQAAKIEPNDPLVWVNQGSVLEQMGRRQEAITAYEKALELNPRFRPATQGLERLR, encoded by the coding sequence ATGTTGGAAACAAAATTAGCTGGACGATATAAAATTCTTGAATACTTAGGTGAAGGGGGATTCGGTCAAACTTTTCTAGCCCTAGATGAGCAGTTGCCTGAATTTCCAAAATGTGTTGTTAAAAAACTCAAGCCTTTGTCAGTCGAGATGCTATCAACTGCCAGGAAGTTATTTGATCGAGAAGCAAGATGTTTACAAAACTTGGGCAAGCACAAGCAAATTCCCCTACTTTTAGCATATTTTGAACAAGACCAAGAATTCTATTTGGTCGAAGAGTATGTCGAAGGTAACTCTTTAAATCAAGAATTACAGGATAGTAGGCAGTGGGATGAAACTGATGTTATTAGTTTTCTGCAAGAAATACTGTCAATCCTCCAATTTATTCATTCACAAAATGTTATCCATCGCGATATCAAACCTTCTAATATCATCAGGCGTAAACAAGATAAGAAATTAGTTTTAATTGACTTTGGAGCTGTCAAACAACTCAATAACCCTGAATCAACGGTTCAGGAAAACTCCCATCATACAATTGGCATCAGTACAGAAGGTTATACCCCAAATGAACAATTGCGAGGATACCCAACATTTAGCAGTGATATTTATGCCTTGGGAATGACTGCGATCCAAGCTGCAACAGGACTGTCACCAAGTGAGTTCTCAAGAGATTTTGATCCAGCTACGGGTCACATCAGATGGCGTCAGTATGCATCCATTAGCGAACCATTAGCTGCTATTTTGGATAAAATGACGTGTCCTGACTGGAGAAAACGCTACCATAGTGCAGATGAAATCCTCACCGATCTAGGAAGTTTTCTTGCCAAAGCCAATAAAGTGAGTAAGACAGAAACTCACCAAAGTGTCCCAGATTCTACATTTGTCAGTGTAGGACCCAGCGAAAGCACTTCAAGCAGTGTTGAATCGTCTCAAAAATCACCATCTAGACGCTTGCCAGGACAAAGGTGGCGGCGCTTCGCTAACCTGCGTTTAGCTCTCCTCACACTAACGGTATTCGCGATTGGACTTGGGATTATTGAGTTGATTCGTCCCACAATTCGTCCGCTATATCGCATCCATCAAGCCAATGAACTGCTACGGTTAAACCAACCGCAAGAGGCTCTCGATAACTTTCAAGAAGTTATCGAACTGGATGCTGATAACTTAAAGGCTTGGCAAGGAAGAGGAGATGCCCTGCGTCGTTTAGAACGCAATGAAGCAGCCATTATCGCCTATGATAGAGCGCTTCAATTTGAATCCAACAATAGCAAAATTCTTTCTAAAAAAGGCTGGGCGCTCTATGAGCAAAAGGCCTATGATCAATCCTTATCGATGCAGGAAAAAGCGTTAGAGATTGACCCCAATAATGCTAGTGCCTGGAGCGGCAAAGGAATTGCTTTAATTGGGTTGCAGCGCTATGAAGAAGCCCTCACCGCTTTTAATCAAGCTCAGCGGCTAAAGCCACAAGAGCCAAAAATCTGGCTCAATAAAGCTTTGGCGCTTGAATATCTGCAACGCCCTCGAGCAGTGGAAGAGGTTTATGAAGAAGCACTGACAGCATATGATGATTTTCTTAGAGTTAAGCCGAATGATCCAGTAGCTTGGGTGGACCGAGGGGAAGTGTTAAGGAAATTAAATCGCTATCAAGAAGCACTGAATTCCTATGAAAAGGCAATAGAGGTTAAGCCAAATTTTCATTCCGCTTGGCAAGGTAAGGGAATTACTCATTTTTTCCGGGGAGAGTATGAACAGGCACTCAATGCTTATGATCAAGCCCTTGATATTAATCCCAAAACTTATTTGGTTTGGCATAACCGAGGCTCTTTGCTCGCTGAGGGGATGAATGATCTCGAAGCAGCGATTCAATCTTTTGACGAAGCCCTTGATATTAACCCCAGTTTTTATCATGCTTGGCGGGATAAGGGATTTGCGCTGAGTAACTTAGCTCGACCCCAAAAAGCGATCGCTGCCTTTGACGAAGCCCTAGAAATTCAGCCCAACGATCATAAATCTTGGGTGGGTCGCGGGATTGTTCTCACGGAACTGGAACGTTACCAAGAAGCGTTAGCAGCCGTTAATCAAGCTGCAAAAATTGAACCTAATGATCCTTTGGTGTGGGTTAATCAAGGGTCAGTTTTAGAACAAATGGGACGGCGGCAAGAAGCAATCACAGCATATGAAAAAGCCTTAGAACTTAATCCCAGGTTCCGACCTGCTACTCAAGGGTTAGAACGCTTGCGCTAG
- a CDS encoding GNAT family N-acetyltransferase → MSPMYNDFLIRSWETRDRAPVSTLIAQVLAEYGLPWDETDADQDVVKVEQFYQETGGEFWVVERDGKLVGTAGYYPIFRGKNAVEIRKMYLLPEVRGKGLGRFLLQELERAIAQRNYQEIWLETASVLTEAIQLYEKSGYQAAEGVETARCDRVYRKLLLA, encoded by the coding sequence ATGTCCCCAATGTATAATGATTTTCTGATTCGTTCTTGGGAAACTCGCGATCGCGCACCCGTTTCCACTCTCATTGCCCAAGTTTTAGCCGAATATGGACTCCCTTGGGATGAAACCGACGCGGATCAAGATGTGGTAAAAGTCGAACAGTTCTACCAAGAAACCGGCGGTGAATTTTGGGTGGTGGAACGGGATGGAAAGCTGGTGGGAACAGCCGGGTATTATCCGATTTTTCGCGGGAAAAATGCCGTAGAAATTCGGAAAATGTATCTGTTACCCGAAGTGAGGGGGAAAGGGTTAGGACGTTTTTTATTACAAGAATTAGAACGCGCGATCGCGCAACGGAATTATCAAGAAATTTGGCTGGAAACGGCTAGTGTCCTCACTGAAGCGATCCAACTTTATGAAAAATCTGGCTACCAGGCTGCAGAAGGGGTAGAAACCGCTCGCTGCGATCGCGTTTATCGCAAATTATTGCTTGCCTAA
- a CDS encoding aspartate kinase, with translation MTLVVQKFGGTSVGSVERIQKVAQRVYETAQQGKQVVVVVSAMGKTTDELVSLAQQVSTHPSRREMDMLLSTGEQVSIALLSMALQELGQPALSLTGAQVGIVTETSHSRARILEIKPHRVQRHLDKGEVVVVAGFQGISSSEDLEITTLGRGGSDTSAVALAASLQADYCEIYTDVPGILTTDPRVVPEATLMSEITCDEMLELASLGAKVLHPRAVEIARNYGLTLVVRSSWSDEPGTKVLSPLAQPRSLSGLEIGKAVDSVQLDTSQGQVALLRVPDSPGIAGKLFGEIASQDVDVDLIIQSIHEGNTNDIAFTVQRDVVKTAEAVASAIAPSLRSSNQTNEAEVMTKPKIATVAITGAGMIGRPGIAAQMFNTLAEANVNIRMISTSEVKVGCVIEEAEGDRAVNALCDAFGLNSSPVSPHAQKNDHPPVRGVALDMNQAQVAIRHVPDYPGRAAKIFGRLAEEHISVDMIIQSQRSRLVNEIPSRDIAFTVSRADVELTEKTLDELLPEIGAQDILIDKEIAKVSLVGAGMVGNPGVAAKMFSALAQEKINIQMITTSEIKISCVVAQAQGETALRVIHKVFHLGKQ, from the coding sequence ATGACCTTGGTTGTGCAAAAGTTTGGCGGGACATCGGTAGGTTCAGTAGAGCGGATTCAAAAAGTAGCGCAACGGGTTTATGAAACAGCGCAGCAAGGAAAACAAGTCGTTGTCGTGGTTTCAGCGATGGGCAAAACCACCGATGAACTCGTCAGTCTCGCGCAACAAGTTTCCACTCATCCTAGCCGCCGCGAAATGGATATGTTGCTTTCAACTGGAGAGCAGGTTTCGATCGCGCTTCTGAGTATGGCACTGCAAGAGTTAGGACAACCGGCTTTATCGTTAACAGGGGCACAAGTGGGAATTGTAACGGAAACCTCCCACAGTCGCGCCCGCATTTTAGAAATTAAGCCGCATCGGGTCCAACGACATTTAGACAAAGGAGAAGTGGTGGTGGTTGCCGGCTTTCAAGGGATTAGCAGTAGTGAAGATTTAGAAATTACCACCCTCGGTCGAGGCGGTTCCGATACGTCTGCTGTTGCCCTAGCTGCCTCTCTGCAAGCGGATTATTGTGAAATTTATACTGATGTCCCTGGGATTTTAACCACTGACCCTCGGGTCGTTCCAGAAGCCACTCTCATGTCAGAAATTACCTGCGATGAAATGCTGGAATTAGCCAGTTTAGGGGCAAAGGTGTTGCATCCGCGGGCAGTGGAAATTGCCCGTAACTATGGGCTAACGTTAGTGGTTCGTTCCAGTTGGAGTGATGAACCGGGCACCAAAGTCCTTTCTCCCCTTGCCCAACCTCGTTCTTTATCCGGACTCGAAATTGGTAAAGCTGTGGATAGCGTCCAACTCGACACCTCACAAGGACAAGTGGCGCTATTAAGAGTTCCTGATTCACCGGGGATTGCTGGGAAATTATTTGGTGAAATTGCCAGCCAAGATGTGGATGTGGATTTAATTATTCAGTCGATTCATGAAGGGAATACGAATGATATTGCCTTTACAGTACAGCGGGATGTGGTCAAGACTGCAGAAGCCGTTGCCAGCGCGATCGCGCCTTCTCTGCGCTCTTCTAATCAAACCAATGAAGCAGAAGTGATGACCAAGCCCAAAATTGCCACAGTTGCCATCACCGGTGCGGGAATGATTGGTCGTCCGGGGATTGCTGCCCAAATGTTTAACACGCTTGCAGAGGCAAATGTTAATATTCGGATGATTTCTACCTCGGAAGTGAAAGTGGGCTGTGTAATTGAGGAAGCAGAGGGTGATCGGGCAGTGAATGCCCTTTGTGATGCCTTTGGTCTCAATAGTTCTCCCGTTTCTCCCCATGCCCAAAAAAATGACCATCCGCCGGTGCGAGGGGTGGCGTTAGATATGAATCAAGCGCAAGTTGCCATTCGTCATGTTCCTGACTATCCAGGGCGGGCAGCGAAAATCTTTGGTCGCTTAGCCGAAGAACACATCAGTGTGGATATGATTATTCAGTCGCAGCGATCGCGCCTTGTTAACGAGATTCCCAGTCGCGACATTGCCTTTACCGTGTCACGCGCCGATGTGGAACTAACCGAAAAAACTTTAGACGAGTTACTTCCTGAAATTGGGGCACAGGATATCCTTATAGACAAGGAGATTGCCAAAGTTAGTTTAGTTGGTGCAGGAATGGTCGGTAATCCTGGGGTTGCTGCCAAAATGTTTTCCGCGTTAGCCCAAGAAAAAATTAATATTCAAATGATTACCACTTCTGAAATTAAGATCAGTTGTGTTGTCGCTCAAGCCCAAGGCGAAACCGCACTGCGAGTGATTCATAAAGTCTTTCATTTAGGCAAGCAATAA